The stretch of DNA ACCCGGGCCAGGTCACGCCGGTGCTTGGTCCGCTCCGCCGGGCTGTCCAGCGAGCCGGTCCGCCGCTTCAGCTGGTCCTGGAACAGCGTCTCGCGCAGCTCCGTCGCCCGCCGCTGCAGGTCGTCCGCCGACAGGTCCCTCAGTTCCTTCGAAGTCGCCATTGCTATCTCCACATGCGCGCGGGAGCCCGCTCGAGAGGGGCTCCCGCCGCGGTGCCTAGAGGCTCAGGTCCGAGCGCTTCACGATGCGGGTGAGCACCGGCAGCTTCGCCTGCGCCAGCTTCAGCGCCTGCGTCGCCACCTCCGGGGTCATACCCTCCATCTCGTAGAGGATGCGACCGGGCTTCACCACCGCGACGTAGTACTCCACGCCACCCTTGCCGGTACCCATACGGGTCTCGGCGGGCTTCTTGGTGATGGGCTTGTCCGGGAAGATCCGGATCCAGATCTTGCCGCCACGCTTCACGTGACGG from Myxococcus stipitatus encodes:
- the rpmC gene encoding 50S ribosomal protein L29 encodes the protein MEIAMATSKELRDLSADDLQRRATELRETLFQDQLKRRTGSLDSPAERTKHRRDLARVLGVLSEKRKTSKG
- the rplP gene encoding 50S ribosomal protein L16; its protein translation is MLQPARTKYRKMHKGRTPGAAHRGSDLTYGEYGLMSLQPGWITSRQIEAARITMTRHVKRGGKIWIRIFPDKPITKKPAETRMGTGKGGVEYYVAVVKPGRILYEMEGMTPEVATQALKLAQAKLPVLTRIVKRSDLSL